In the Rhea pennata isolate bPtePen1 chromosome 25, bPtePen1.pri, whole genome shotgun sequence genome, one interval contains:
- the DRAM2 gene encoding DNA damage-regulated autophagy modulator protein 2 produces the protein MWWFQQGLSFLPVVLVVWSAASFIFSYITAIILHHVDPLVPYISDTGTIPPERCLFGIMLNISAFMGMATMYVRYKQVHALNPEKSKITKLNKIGLTLGLMSCFGLCIIANFQKCILYYIHVIGACLTFGVGAIYMLVQTILSYLMQPEVHSKDIFWIRLTVLLWCSSSIASMFISSVVLYSGLYGTNLVQKLHWDPQEKGYTAHIISTVSEWSLAFSFLSFFLTYIRDFQKISLRAVVSLHGQTLYNAPQSFMTDEQTLLVAGSI, from the exons ATGTGGTGGTTTCAGCAAGGCCTCTCGTTCTTGCCTGTGGTTTTGGTTGTGTGGTCTGCTgcatcttttatattttcttacattACTGCAATCATCCTACACCATGTCGACCCTTTGGTACCCTACATCAG tgatACAGGGACAATACCTCCTGAAAGATGCTTATTTGGGATCATgctaaatatttcagctttcatGG GTATGGCTACCATGTATGTCCGTTATAAGCAAGTCCATGCTCTGAATCCAGAAAAATCCAAGATCACCAAGCTTAATAAGATTGGCCTTACACTAGGACTGATGAGCTGTTTTGGACTTTGCATTATTGCAAATTTCCAG AAATGTATTCTATACTACATACATGTGATTGGAGCCTGTCTGACATTTGGAGTAGGGGCCATTTATATGCTTGTTCAGACCATCCTATCCTATCTGATGCAGCCAGAAGTTCACAGCAAAGACATCTTTTGGATCCGACTGACAGTGTTACTCTGGTGCAGTTCAAGCATTGCCAGCA TGTTTATTTCCTCCGTTGTTTTATATAGTGGCCTGTATGGAACTAATTTAGTGCAAAAGTTGCACTGGGATCCTCAGGAGAAA GGCTACACAGCTCACATCATCAGTACTGTCTCAGAGTGGTCATTAGCATtctcctttctcagctttttccTCACCTATATCCGTGACTTTCAG AAAATCTCCCTGCGTGCAGTTGTTAGCCTTCATGGACAAACCCTTTATAATGCACCGCAGAGCTTTATGACTGATGAACAGACGCTGCTGGTAGCAGGGAGTATCTAA